Proteins found in one Spiroplasma taiwanense CT-1 genomic segment:
- a CDS encoding lipoprotein: MKKILSLLGVAGLTATTAVTVVSCGTEKDPSEMTKEERIAAIKKLAEEAKNLINKANKMKDSGDLLGYFRIRTKNRYKLQEKIYKLDMGEKLVEGQYGMSTEEIIKTVKEGMSSLQKKISNGEIDNQKFIDGYENFKKEVHKYWGISE; the protein is encoded by the coding sequence ATGAAAAAAATATTAAGCTTATTAGGAGTAGCTGGTTTAACTGCTACAACAGCTGTAACAGTAGTTTCATGTGGAACTGAAAAAGATCCTAGTGAAATGACTAAAGAAGAAAGAATAGCAGCTATTAAAAAATTAGCTGAAGAAGCTAAGAATTTAATAAATAAAGCAAATAAAATGAAGGATTCTGGAGATCTATTAGGTTATTTTCGTATACGAACTAAAAACCGATATAAACTACAAGAAAAAATATATAAATTAGATATGGGGGAAAAATTAGTAGAAGGTCAATATGGGATGTCTACTGAAGAAATTATAAAAACAGTAAAAGAAGGAATGTCTAGTTTACAAAAGAAAATTTCAAATGGTGAAATAGATAATCAAAAGTTTATTGATGGTTATGAAAATTTTAAAAAAGAAGTTCATAAATATTGAGGCATAAGTGAATAA